A stretch of DNA from Thalassospiraceae bacterium LMO-SO8:
CTGGCGTCGGTGCCGGTCTGCGGCTGGAAGGATTCCGTGTAGCTGGCATAGGGGGACAGACCGTTGTCGAACAGGTAGACGGCGCCGACCCGGCCGGTGAAGGCCGATTGCGTCGTCGTTGTCGTCGCCCCTGTGCGGTAGTTTTCCGTTGCGGTCTTGGCGCGGTCGTTGCGGCCGCCCAGCAGCAGCCGCCAATGATCGCCGATCGCCATCTGGTCCTGCAGGTAGAAGCCAACCTGGTCGATCGTCTGGAAGGAATCGGTCGCCGTGGTGGTGTTGAGGGTGACCGCCGATCCATAGGAGGGGTTGTAGAGGTTCAGGGCGCCGACCGTGCCGTTGTACTGCACCCGTCGGAAGGTGCCGTGGGTATAGTCGAAGCCGCCGACCAGGGTGTGCTCGAGTGGGCCTGTGGAAATTTCGGCGTGAGCCTGGTTGTCGATCGTCAAGGTCCGGGAATGATCGTTCCGGGCGTAGGGCGCGCGTGTAACCGACTGGTTGCCGGTTTGATAGCTGCTGTAATAGATGTCCGCATACTCGTTGTCGAAGTCCGAATAGCGGAAATTCTGCTTCAGCTTCACCCGGTCGGTGACGCGATGTTCGAGTTCGTACCCGCCACTGAAAACCTCGCGCTCGAACTTGTTGAAGTCCGGTTCGCCGATGAAACGGCTGCGGTCGATCCGGCCGTTTTCGTTGGGTTTGATCGTGCCGACCTCGGGAAACCCGTAGTAGTACATGGTCGAGACCTTCTGGTAGACGGCCTGTACGGTCAATGATGTGTCGTCGTCGGGTCGCCAGGTCAGCGACGGCGCGGCCACGACCTTGTCGTCGGGGATGTAGTCAACCATTGTGTCGCTGTCGCGGACCAGCGCGGTGATGCGGTAGGTCAGGCGCCCCTCGGCGTCGAGCCGGCCGCCGTGGTCGGCGGACACCTGCTTGCGGGCGAAGAAGCCGCCGTCGGCCACCACCTCGTTGATCGGGTCCGCCGTCGGCTTCTTGGTGACCATGTTGATGACGCCACCGGGAGATGCCTGCCCGTACAGCACCGAGGCCGGACCGCGCAGGACCTCGACCCGTTCCAGCAGGTAAGGCTCCGCCATCGAATCGTAGACGTTGGTCGTCCCGCGCAGGCCGTCCACGTACATGGACTCCGAACTTCCCTGGAAGCCGCGCATGTAGAAGCCGTCATCCGTGCGGTTGAACCCTTGGGCCTTCAGGATGCCGGGGGTGTAGCGCAGGGCTTCCCCCAGGGTCTGTGTCTTCTGCCGTTCCATCTGTGTCGCGCCGACGACGGAAATGGATTGCGGCACCTCGGCGATCGGCGTGTCCGTCTTGGTGCCGGACGCACTGCGCCCCGCGATCAGCCCCGGCACTGGACCGAAGGCGCTTTCGCGCCGCCCTTCGACGGAAACGGTGCCGAGCGTCAGCCGGCTGGCGGTGTCGGAGCGGCTGAGTGCGACCGTGCGTTCGCCGGTGAATTCGAAGATGATGCCGGTGCCGGACAACAGGCGCGTCAACGCGTCGGACGGCGTAAGGGAGCCGGTGACGCCGGGCGATTGAATGCCGGAGAAGTCGCCGGTCTTGTAGGCGAAGGAAACGCCGGTGACGTCCGAATAGCGCGCCAGCGCCTGGGCCAGGGGTTGGGCGGGGATGGCGAACGCCGTGACCTTGGTGACTTGCGCCAAGTCCACCGCAGGGGACAAGAGGTGATTTTTCCCTGTCGCCGCGTTGGCCGGCGGGGAGGACAGTGCCGTCGTCGCCAGAAGCAGTGCCGCAAAGGCGGCTGTTTTATTGCGCACCATAAAATTGGTCAGGTTCGTCATCGTATTTCCCCAAAAGACAATTCATTAATGGTTTTTAACAAATGCGATTAAGTCGCACTTGCTTGACTTCCTCATGAGGTTGACGAGTGGAGATATGGAACCCGGTGCCGGTTTCGCAGATTTTTTGTGCGCGTGTAATCCCGTACCCGGCCCGTGCGGGTGCGGATCAGCGGATGATCATCAGATAGCGCGTCACCTGCGTCACCTTCAGCCCATGGGTGGCGGCCAACGCGCGGATCCCGCCGTCCAGCGATGTGATGGCCAGCCGCGCGGTCACGGGCTGCAGTTTCGCCGCGTCGGCCAGCAAAAGGATGCGCCCCGGCAGATAGCGGTCGATCTCGGCAAAGGCCTGATCCAATGGCGCGCCGTCGAGGACGATCACGCCGCGCCGCCAAGCCAACGCACTCGTCTCGCCGCCGTGTATGCGTTGGACCGTCCCCGGCGCGCCGCCGCGGCGGTAGGATACCCGCTCACCGGGGGTGAGGATGACTTCACCGTGCGCTCCATCGCGCATCGGTGACGTGACGCGCACCGTGCCCTCGGTCACCGTGACCCGGGCGCTGTCGTCCATGTCACGCACGGCATAGGCCGTGCCGACGGCCCGCGCGCGGCCGCCCACCGCTTCCACATCGAAGGGGCGGGCGGGGTTCTTGGCAACCTGGAAAAAGGCCTCGCCCTTCAGCAGGGTCACCCGGCGGTCGGGTCCGCTGAAATCGACAGCGATGGCTGTATCCGTATTCAGGAAGGCGACGGTGCCGTCGGATAGGGTTACCTCTGCCTGCTCACCTGCGGCGGTAATGCGGTCGGCCCGCAGGCGTAATGGCAGGTCCCAGGCCGCACCCACCATGAACAACGCCAGGCAGGCGGCGATCAGGCTGCCCAGAACTCGATGCCGGGTTCGGTTGTCGTTTGCCGAGCGCGGCGAATGCCATCCGGCCTGGGGTGGAGAAAGGGCGGGATCGAGAGGGGCCAGTTCACGCCATAGCGCGGCGACCTCGTCATAGGCCAGGCGGTGCCGGGGGGCGACGGCCAACCATGCGTCGAAGGCTTGGCGGTCAGCCTCCGTCACGCCGTCCTCACGCAAGCGCAAGAACCAATCATGTGCCGCGTCATCGACGCCATCATTTATCGGCGCGGACGAAGGGGGCAGAGGGCGTCGGTCTGTCATGTCGCTTCTGTCGGGGCCTTCATTGGTGGCCGGTCCGGTTGCCGGACCTGTCCTTTCCTATAAGACGAGTAGAGGAACGTGGATCGGTGCTCAAGGCACCCATCATCCGGTCAGGTCATCGTGGAACCGGCGGCGGGCTTCGATCAGGGTGTTAAGAGCGGTTTTCAGGTCTTTGTAGACCGTGGTCACGCCGATCCCCAGTTCCGCCGCGATCTGAGGTTGAGAAAGGTCGTCGAAGCGGGCCAAAAGGAACACCCGGCGGCAGCGATCGGGAAGGGAGGCAATCGCGGCCTCCATATGGGTCAGTTCGGCCCGGGCGAGCGCATGGCGTTCGGGAGTCAAATCCTCGGTCTGGCGCCAGACGGCGCCGTCGGACTCGGTCAAAATCTCGCCCCGCCGTTTCTCGACCCGAACATGGTCCGTCGCCAGATTGGCGGCCATGGTGAACAAATAGGCGCGCCGATTGTGCACGGGCGGTTCATCGTCGGCGCGCAGAAGCTTTACATAAAGGTCATGAGCGATGTCAGACGCAAGTGAACGGGATCCCAGCCGCCGGCCGAGGAAGCGCAGCAATTCCCATTCGTGTTCATGATAGGCGCGCAGTAGCAGCGACTCGTTCATGGCTGTCCTTGTCCGCCTTGGCAGATGACGTCCGTCCCACCGGGCATTGGTCGAGCAACATAGTAATTTTGAGAATGATTCTCAATTACAAAAATGCACGAAGGGTGAAGCGAGGTGTGCGGGGCAGAGAGGATGCCGAGACCCGACCTAAGCCGCGCCGAAACCGCCGCCGCCCGGCGTTTCGATGATGAACACGTCGCCGGGTTTCAGCTCGCGGCGGTCCGTGCCGGTCAGCTCCTCCACCCCGCCGCCGGCCCGTTCCACGGCGTTGCGGCCGACCGCGCCGGGGCCGCCGCCGTCGATCCCGTGGGGCGGCACGCGGCGATGGCTGGACAGGATCGCCGCCGTCATGTCCTCGAGGAAGCGGATGCGCCGCACCACGCCGTCGCCGCCCCGGTGGGCCCCGGCGCCGCCCGAGCCCCGGCGGATCGCGAAGCGCTCGACCATGACCGGGAAGCGCCATTCCAGGACTTCCGGGTCGGTCAGGCGGGTATTGGTCATGTGGGTGTGCACCGCGTTCGTGCCGTCGAAATCAGGCCCCGCGCCGGACCCGCCGCAGATGGTTTCGTAGTACTGATGGCGGTCGTTGCCGAAGGTGAAGTTGTTGCAGGTCCCCTGGCTGGAGGCGAGGGCCCCCAGGGCGCCGAACAGCGCGTCGGTGACGATCATGCTGGTTTCCACGTTGCCCGCGACCACGGCGGCGGGATATTCGGGCGACAGCATGGATTTCTTGGGGATCACCAGCTTGAGCGGCTTCAGGCAGCCGGCGTTGAGGGGAATGTCGTCGTCGATCAGCGTGCGGAAGGTGTAGAGCACCGCCGCGTGGCAGACGGCGGTGGGCGCGTTGAAGTTGCTGTCCAGCTGCGCGGACGAGCCCGAGAAATCCAAGGTCGCCTCGCGCTTCTTATGGTTGACCTTGATCTTCACGTCGATCACGGCGCCGTTGTCCATCTCGCAGGTGAACTGCCCGTCGGTCAGCACGTCGAGCACCCGGCGCACGCTTTCCTCGGCGTTGTCCTGGACATGGTCCATATAGGCCCAGACCGTTTTCAGGCCGAAGTGATCGACCATCTTGCGCAGTTCCTGCGCACCCTTTTCGTTGGCCGCGATCTGGGCCGCCAGATCAGCCAAATTTTGATCAAAATTCCGCACGGGGTAGGGGCCGCCGCACAGCAATTCACGCAGGGCGTCCTCGCGCAGATTGCCCTGATCGACCAGCAGGAAGTTGTCGATCAAAACACCTTCTTCCTCGACCGTCTTCGAGTCAGGCGGCATGGAGCCGGGCGTGATGCCGCCGATGTCGGCGTGATGGCCGCGCGAGCCGACGTAGAACAGGATGTCCTCGCCCTTGTCGTCGAACACGGGCGTGATGACCGTGACGTCCGGCAGGTGGGTGCCGCCGTTGTAGGGGGCGTTCAGGGCATAGACGTTGCCGGGTTTTATCCGGCCTGCGTTGTCCCGCATCACGGCGCGGATGCTTTCGCCCATGGACCCCAGATGCACCGGGATATGCGGCGCGTTGGCGATCAATTCGCCCTTGCGGTCGAACACGGCGCAGGAGAAATCGAGCCGTTCCTTGATGTTCACGGAATAGCTGGTGTTGGCCAGGGTCGTGCCCATCTGTTCGGCGATCGACATGAACAGGTTGTTGAAGATTTCCAGCATCACCGGATCGGCCTGGGTGCCGATGGCGTGGACTTCCGGGCGCGGCTCGGCGCGGGTCAGGATCAGGTGACCCTTGCGGGTCATCTCCGCGGCCCAACCCGGCTCGACCACGATGGTCGAGGTGTTCTCGACCAGGATCGTGGGTCCGGCCAGACGGTCGCCCGGCAGCAGCGCCTCGGTCCTATAGACGGGCGTCTCGTACGTTCTGCCGCCCGAGGTCATGGGCACCAGGGTCATGGGGCGCAGGGCCGCCACGCCGGGGATGTCGGCGATGTCCGGGTCTTCCGCCATGCCGGCGCGGCCGACGACCTCGACCGACACGGCCTCGATGATGTGCCCGCGGCCGGGGGCGGTGAAGCCGTAGCGTTGGCGGTGCAGGGTCTCGAACTCGTCGATCATCTTGTTGCGGTCGCCGAAGGGCACGATCAGGGCCGTGTCCGTGCCCTTGTAGCGAAGATGGGCGCGGCGGAAGGTTTCGATGTTGTCCTTGGCGATGCCCTGGCCGTCGATCTCGGCGCGGGCCTCCTTTTCCAGCCCTTCGATGAGTTCCATCAGGGGCGCGGTCAGACCGGCGGCCAGCGGCGCCTCCACCGCCTTCTCGCGGATCGCCCGCACGTCGGCCAGCCCCATGCCGTAGGCCGACAGAACGCCCGCGAAGGGATGCAGGAACACCGTGTTCATGCCGAGCGCGTCGGCGACCAGGCAGGCATGCTGCCCCGCCGCGCCGCCGAAGCAGTTGAGCACGTAGCCGGTCACGTCGTGGCCGCGCTGCACGGAAATCTTCTTGATGGCGTTGGCCATGTTTTCAACGGCGATCTTGAGGAAGCCCTCGGCGACCTCTTCCGGCGCGCGGTCGTCGCCGGTCTGTTCGTGGATGGTCTGGGCCATGTCCTCAAACTTGCGGCGCACGGCGCGGTCGTCCAGCGGCTGATCGGCGTCGGGGCCGAACACGGCGGGGAAGTATTGGGGCTGCACCTTGCCCAGCATGACGTTGCAGTCGGTGACGGTCAGCGGCCCGCCCCGGCGGTAGCACGCCGGGCCCGGATCGGCGCCGGCGCTGTCGGGACCGACCCGGTATCTGGCCCCGTCGAAATGCAGGATCGATCCGCCGCCGGCGGCGACCGTGTGGATGTTCATCATCGGGGCCCGCATGCGCACGCCCGCGACCAGGGTCTCGAAGGTGCGCTCGTACTCTCCGTCATAGTGCGACACGTCCGTGGAGGTGCCGCCCATGTCGAAGCCGATGACCTTGGCGAAGCCCGCCATGCGCGCCGTCTCGACCATCCCAACCACGCCGCCGGCGGGGCCGGACAGGATCGAATCCTTGCCCTGGAACAGGCGCGCGTCGGTCAGTCCGCCGTTGGACTGCATGAACTGAAGCGGCGTGTCGCCCAGGTCCGCCGCCACCCGGTCGACATAGCGGCGCAGGATCGGCGACAGATAGGCGTCGACCACCGTGGTGTCGCCGCGGCTGACCAGTTTCATCAGGGGGCTGACCTGGTGGCTGACGGAGACCTGGGTGAAGCCGATGTCGCGGGCGATCCGGGCGGCGCGGCGTTCGTGGTCCGGATAGCGGTAGCCGTGCATGAACACGATGGCGGCGGCGCGGATGCCGGCGTCGAAGGCGTCCTGCAACCCGGCGCGAAGGCGGTTTTCGTCAAGCGGTGTCAGAACCTCGCCCTGGGCGTTCAGGCGCTCGCCGACCTCGACCACGCGTTCATAGAGCATTTCCGGCAGTTCGATATGGCGGGCGAAGATGTTCGGGCGGGCCTGATAACCGATGCGCAGCGCGTCGCTGAAGCCGTCGGTGATGGCCAACACCGTGCGGTCGCCCTTGCGCTCCAGCAGCGCATTGGTGGCCACGGTGGTGCCCATCTTGACGATGCTGACCGCATCCCGGGGGATCGCTTCCCCGGCGGCCAGACCCAGGATGTCGCGGATGCCCTGCAGGGCCGCGTCTTCGTACTGGTCCGGGTTTTCCGACAGCAGCTTATGGGTGACCAGCCGCCCGTCCGGTGCCCGCGCGACCAGATCCGTGAAGGTGCCGCCCCGGTCGATCCAGACGTGCCAGCCCGATGATTGTGTTTGGTCCGCCATGTGGTCGGTCGCCGGTCCTCTCAAGCCCCCGTAGGCCCCGGTTTTTCTTGTCGGCTTTATGACAGACCGGATAGAACAGCCTCACAAGCAAAAACACAAGCCCAGAGGACATCCCTCCCCATGTCGCGCACTCTCGCCTACTTCAACAAATTCGTCGATCCCATCGCCATGGACATCCTGGCCGCCGCGCCGGAGATCACGCCTCAGCGCATCGCCTTCGAAGACGATGCCGACCACAATTGGAACCTTCTTGCCCAAGTCCACGGCATTCAGTTCATGCCGACCAACGAAACCCCGAAAGCCTGGTATCCGAACCGGGCGTTCCTGGAACGCTGCCCCAATCTTCTGGCCGTGTCCTCGACCGGGGCTGGTTACGATATGATCGACGTCGATGCGTGCAACGATCTGGGCATCATGGTGGTCAACAATTCGGGCGCCAATTCGGTGTCTGTGGCGCAGCATGTGCTGGGTCTGGCGCTGACGCTGTCCAAGCAGATCGCGCAGACCGACAAGGCGATCCGCGCCAACCCGAGGATCGATCGTCAGAACTTCATCGGCTCGGAGTTGACCGGCAAGACGGTGGGCATCGTCGGCCTGGGCAACATCGGCCGGCTGGTCGCGGGCTATGTGAAGGTGTTCGGCGCCAAGGCGATTGCCTATGACCCTTATATCAGCGACGCCGATTTTGCCGAACGCGGGGCGGAAAAGGTCGATTTCGAAACCCTGTTCCGGGAAGCCGACATCGTGTCCATCAACTGTCCGCTGAACGCCGAGACCCGCGGCATGGTCGATGCCCGCGCTTTCGCGTTCATGAAGCCCACGGCTTATTTCATCACCACGGCGCGGGGTGGTATCGCCAACGAGGACGCGCTGGTCGCGGCGCTGCGTGAAAAACGTATCCAGGGGGCCGGGCTCGACGTGTTCGAGATCGAACCCACGGGCAATGCCGACAACCGATTTGTCGAATTCGATAACGTGCTGCTGTCGCCCCACAACGCGGGCGTCACTTATGAGTGCAACTACAACATGGCGAAGGCGGCGGCCGAGCAATGGGTCGCGATCCTGCGCGGTGAAAAGCCGCCGCGCCTGAAGAACCCGGAGGTCTGGGGCCGCTATACCGAACGGTTCACGCAGGTCTTCGGCCAGGGCGTCGCCGCGGAATAACCGCGGCGCGCCTGTCGGCGGCTAGGACGGAACCAGCGCCGTGACCCGTTTGGCGATCGCGAGTGACGAGGTCAGCCCCGGGCTTTCGATGCCGTAAAGGCCGACGTAATTGGCCAGCCCGTGTACGTCCGCGCCCTGGATGACGAAGTCGGCGGCGTATTTGTCGTTGCTGTTGGTCAACTTGGGCCGTACGCCGGTGTAACCCGGTGACAGCGCGCCGTCGGCCAGCCCCGGCCAGTAACGGCGGATGGCGGTGTAGAAGCTGTCGACCCGGCTTTCGTCCACCTTGTAGTCGATCTGGTCCGGATGGGTGACGTCGAGCCATTCCACGTCGGGCCCGAACTTGGTGCCGCCGCCGAGATCGAGGGTCGAATGGGTGCCGAGCCCGCCCGGCACGGGGGCCGGATAGATCAGGTGGTTGAAGGGGCTTTTGCCGGCGATGGTGAAATAGTGGCCCTTGGCGTAGAAAATTCCGGGGATGCTGTCCGCCGGGATGCCGTCGATGGCGCGGGCGATGTGCTGGGCGTAAAGCCCGCCCGCGTTGACCACCAGGGAACAGTCCAGTTCCATGGGGGCGTCACCGCCGGCGCGGATGCGGATGCGCCCGTCGGCCAGCACCTCGCCGCCTTCCACCGGGGTGTTGAAGGCGATCATGCCGCCCCGGTCTTCCAGTTCGCCCTGCAACGACAGCATGTAGCCGTGGCTTTCAACGATGCCGGTGGAGGGCGACAGCAGGCCCGCCGCCGCCGTCACGTTGGGCTCCATCTCCTTCATCTGCCTGGCGTCCAGCCAGGTCAGGTCGTGAACGCCGTTGGCCTCGCCCTTGGCCTTCAGTTCCTCCAGCTTGGAAACCTCGTCCTCGGTGATGGCGACGATGATTTTGCCGATCCGGTTGTGCTCGACCCCGTGGCTTGCGCAATATTCGTAGAGCATTTGCTTGCCCTCGACACAGCACAGCGCCTTCAGCGAATCCTTGGGATAATAGATGCCGCCGTGGATGACCTCGGAATTGCGGGAACTGGTGCCGGTGCCGATATCGTCGGCC
This window harbors:
- a CDS encoding TonB-dependent siderophore receptor, which encodes MSPAVDLAQVTKVTAFAIPAQPLAQALARYSDVTGVSFAYKTGDFSGIQSPGVTGSLTPSDALTRLLSGTGIIFEFTGERTVALSRSDTASRLTLGTVSVEGRRESAFGPVPGLIAGRSASGTKTDTPIAEVPQSISVVGATQMERQKTQTLGEALRYTPGILKAQGFNRTDDGFYMRGFQGSSESMYVDGLRGTTNVYDSMAEPYLLERVEVLRGPASVLYGQASPGGVINMVTKKPTADPINEVVADGGFFARKQVSADHGGRLDAEGRLTYRITALVRDSDTMVDYIPDDKVVAAPSLTWRPDDDTSLTVQAVYQKVSTMYYYGFPEVGTIKPNENGRIDRSRFIGEPDFNKFEREVFSGGYELEHRVTDRVKLKQNFRYSDFDNEYADIYYSSYQTGNQSVTRAPYARNDHSRTLTIDNQAHAEISTGPLEHTLVGGFDYTHGTFRRVQYNGTVGALNLYNPSYGSAVTLNTTTATDSFQTIDQVGFYLQDQMAIGDHWRLLLGGRNDRAKTATENYRTGATTTTTQSAFTGRVGAVYLFDNGLSPYASYTESFQPQTGTDASSKAFDPTTGQQYEMGIKFQPKGTDALVTLSAYELTRQNVLTTDPDNSGFQVQTGEIRSRGIEIEAKANLTPDVTLLAGYAYTQAKVTKSNGTDLGNRPTNTPYHQASMWGEYAPQAGMLKGLVIGGGVRFVGNTVNLSSTAVVPYYFVADAMVSYEVGDLKMALNVSNILDNTYIAACTYGCFYGDARTVTGSLTYRW
- a CDS encoding FecR domain-containing protein; the protein is MTEADRQAFDAWLAVAPRHRLAYDEVAALWRELAPLDPALSPPQAGWHSPRSANDNRTRHRVLGSLIAACLALFMVGAAWDLPLRLRADRITAAGEQAEVTLSDGTVAFLNTDTAIAVDFSGPDRRVTLLKGEAFFQVAKNPARPFDVEAVGGRARAVGTAYAVRDMDDSARVTVTEGTVRVTSPMRDGAHGEVILTPGERVSYRRGGAPGTVQRIHGGETSALAWRRGVIVLDGAPLDQAFAEIDRYLPGRILLLADAAKLQPVTARLAITSLDGGIRALAATHGLKVTQVTRYLMIIR
- a CDS encoding RNA polymerase sigma factor; translated protein: MNESLLLRAYHEHEWELLRFLGRRLGSRSLASDIAHDLYVKLLRADDEPPVHNRRAYLFTMAANLATDHVRVEKRRGEILTESDGAVWRQTEDLTPERHALARAELTHMEAAIASLPDRCRRVFLLARFDDLSQPQIAAELGIGVTTVYKDLKTALNTLIEARRRFHDDLTG
- a CDS encoding hydantoinase B/oxoprolinase family protein; translated protein: MADQTQSSGWHVWIDRGGTFTDLVARAPDGRLVTHKLLSENPDQYEDAALQGIRDILGLAAGEAIPRDAVSIVKMGTTVATNALLERKGDRTVLAITDGFSDALRIGYQARPNIFARHIELPEMLYERVVEVGERLNAQGEVLTPLDENRLRAGLQDAFDAGIRAAAIVFMHGYRYPDHERRAARIARDIGFTQVSVSHQVSPLMKLVSRGDTTVVDAYLSPILRRYVDRVAADLGDTPLQFMQSNGGLTDARLFQGKDSILSGPAGGVVGMVETARMAGFAKVIGFDMGGTSTDVSHYDGEYERTFETLVAGVRMRAPMMNIHTVAAGGGSILHFDGARYRVGPDSAGADPGPACYRRGGPLTVTDCNVMLGKVQPQYFPAVFGPDADQPLDDRAVRRKFEDMAQTIHEQTGDDRAPEEVAEGFLKIAVENMANAIKKISVQRGHDVTGYVLNCFGGAAGQHACLVADALGMNTVFLHPFAGVLSAYGMGLADVRAIREKAVEAPLAAGLTAPLMELIEGLEKEARAEIDGQGIAKDNIETFRRAHLRYKGTDTALIVPFGDRNKMIDEFETLHRQRYGFTAPGRGHIIEAVSVEVVGRAGMAEDPDIADIPGVAALRPMTLVPMTSGGRTYETPVYRTEALLPGDRLAGPTILVENTSTIVVEPGWAAEMTRKGHLILTRAEPRPEVHAIGTQADPVMLEIFNNLFMSIAEQMGTTLANTSYSVNIKERLDFSCAVFDRKGELIANAPHIPVHLGSMGESIRAVMRDNAGRIKPGNVYALNAPYNGGTHLPDVTVITPVFDDKGEDILFYVGSRGHHADIGGITPGSMPPDSKTVEEEGVLIDNFLLVDQGNLREDALRELLCGGPYPVRNFDQNLADLAAQIAANEKGAQELRKMVDHFGLKTVWAYMDHVQDNAEESVRRVLDVLTDGQFTCEMDNGAVIDVKIKVNHKKREATLDFSGSSAQLDSNFNAPTAVCHAAVLYTFRTLIDDDIPLNAGCLKPLKLVIPKKSMLSPEYPAAVVAGNVETSMIVTDALFGALGALASSQGTCNNFTFGNDRHQYYETICGGSGAGPDFDGTNAVHTHMTNTRLTDPEVLEWRFPVMVERFAIRRGSGGAGAHRGGDGVVRRIRFLEDMTAAILSSHRRVPPHGIDGGGPGAVGRNAVERAGGGVEELTGTDRRELKPGDVFIIETPGGGGFGAA
- a CDS encoding hydroxyacid dehydrogenase, producing the protein MSRTLAYFNKFVDPIAMDILAAAPEITPQRIAFEDDADHNWNLLAQVHGIQFMPTNETPKAWYPNRAFLERCPNLLAVSSTGAGYDMIDVDACNDLGIMVVNNSGANSVSVAQHVLGLALTLSKQIAQTDKAIRANPRIDRQNFIGSELTGKTVGIVGLGNIGRLVAGYVKVFGAKAIAYDPYISDADFAERGAEKVDFETLFREADIVSINCPLNAETRGMVDARAFAFMKPTAYFITTARGGIANEDALVAALREKRIQGAGLDVFEIEPTGNADNRFVEFDNVLLSPHNAGVTYECNYNMAKAAAEQWVAILRGEKPPRLKNPEVWGRYTERFTQVFGQGVAAE
- a CDS encoding NAD(P)/FAD-dependent oxidoreductase, which translates into the protein MAEQVDTVVIGAGVVGLACARTLAQAGRDVILLEKADDIGTGTSSRNSEVIHGGIYYPKDSLKALCCVEGKQMLYEYCASHGVEHNRIGKIIVAITEDEVSKLEELKAKGEANGVHDLTWLDARQMKEMEPNVTAAAGLLSPSTGIVESHGYMLSLQGELEDRGGMIAFNTPVEGGEVLADGRIRIRAGGDAPMELDCSLVVNAGGLYAQHIARAIDGIPADSIPGIFYAKGHYFTIAGKSPFNHLIYPAPVPGGLGTHSTLDLGGGTKFGPDVEWLDVTHPDQIDYKVDESRVDSFYTAIRRYWPGLADGALSPGYTGVRPKLTNSNDKYAADFVIQGADVHGLANYVGLYGIESPGLTSSLAIAKRVTALVPS